One Setaria italica strain Yugu1 chromosome I, Setaria_italica_v2.0, whole genome shotgun sequence DNA window includes the following coding sequences:
- the LOC101760320 gene encoding uncharacterized protein LOC101760320 isoform X2 → MGRGQIVAVLQVGGEFSTDDDGHMSYYGGEAHAMHVKSDWTFKMFKHEISSTLNNLKLDSYVFKYFLPRNDKTLISISNDKDLRRMVDFHAESETTYIYVMKKADNRLKSSISDSGTPADSAIIATTPDGSKRQKICASWENAITGVGQVFEECTDEGCTWRIHASKSHAKEFAIKKVFGTHTCESETIKSHRLASQKWVASVIKEKIRDSPNYRPRDIANDLQREYGLCLNYSQAWRGKAIARKELYSSHEEACNQLPWFCQRIVETNPGSVATLEALEDSKFRFFVAFHASLHGFEHGCRPLLFLDVISVRSNKHWKLLAATSVDSEGDIFPVALSVVDDESQENWHWFLEQLKASLPALGAITFISNGKNGLWDKVSLLFPDSCHGYDVNCFVEEYKKQLDDSWSEEVKDTMVEHLKKAIYSCKVDEFNQYVELIKAESDKLAEWLLETKPERWSDAFFKGSRLGQYTCNVSETIAEWIPSRYELSVVQLVDTIRCNLMEMMYARRESSNACTELLTPSANQKLQEQMNKALTLNVVCSTGSDGNSHVFEVCDDSVHVVNINTRECTCRKWNVSGIPCSHAIAVFDRTEQCPLDYCDKYFTTEYYRWTYAMSINPIPDVLVPTVAGDPSHGTILHLSPILTRRQVGRPKEKPADPRIAIKRAVRCSRCKGYGHNKATCKVPITA, encoded by the exons ATGGGAAGAGGACAAATCGTTGCTGTTCTTCAAGTAGGTGGAGAATTTTCAACGGATGATGATGGGCATATGTCCTATTATGGTGGAGAGGCACACGCAATGCATGTAAAGAGTGATTGGACTTTTAAAATGTTCAAACATGAGATATCTTCAACACTCAATAATCTCAAACTTGATTCCTATGTGTTCAAGTATTTCCTTCCAAGAAATGACAAAACCTTGATTTCAATCTCAAATGACAAAGACCTGAGGCGGATGGTTGACTTTCACGCGGAGTCAGAAACAACATACATTTATGTCATGAAGAAGGCTGACAACAG GTTGAAGAGCTCGATATCAGACTCTGGCACTCCTGCAGATTCTGCTATCATAGCTACTACTCCAGATGGATCCAAGCGGCAAAAGATTTGTGCAAGTTGGGAGAATGCGATAACAGGAgttggtcaagtgtttgaag AATGTACTGACGAAGGATGTACGTGGCGTATACATGCATCAAAATCTCATGCAAAGGAGTTCGCGATCAAGAAAGTCTTTGGGACTCATACTTGTGAATCAGAGACCATCAAAAGTCATCGTTTGGCGTCTCAAAAATGGGTTGCTAGTGTTATTAAGGAAAAAATACGTGATAGTCCAAACTACAGGCCAAGAGATATTGCCAATGATCTCCAACGTGAATACGGATTGTGTCTGAACTACTCCCAAGCTTGGCGTGGCAAAGCAATAGCCCGAAAAGAACTTTACAGCTCACATGAAGAGGCATGCAATCAGCTTCCTTGGTTTTGTCAAAGGATCGTCGAGACTAACCCTGGAAGTGTGGCTACATTAGAGGCCTTGGAAGATTCGAAGTTCCGTTTCTTTGTTGCATTCCATGCCTCCCTTCATGGTTTTGAGCATGGTTGCAGGCCCCTTCTCTTCCTTGATGTGATATCTGTGAGGTCAAATAAGCACTGGAAGCTATTAGCTGCTACTTCAGTTGATAGTGAAGGTGATATCTTCCCTGTTGCACTGTCTGTAGTGGATGATGAGAGTCAAGAAAATTGGCATTGGTTTCTTGAGCAGCTAAAAGCTTCATTACCTGCACTAGGAGCAATAACTTTCATATCGAATGGTAAGAATGGTTTATGGGACAAGGTTTCTCTCTTATTTCCAGATAGTTGTCATGGATATGATGTCAATTGTTTTGTTGAAGAATACAAGAAACAGTTGGATGACAGTTGGAGTGAAGAAGTAAAAGATACAATGGTTGAGCATCTTAAGAAAGCTATTTATTCTTGCAAAGTTGATGAATTCAATCAGTACGTTGAACTCATCAAAGCTGAATCTGACAAACTTGCTGAATGGCTTTTAGAAACTAAACCTGAACGGTGGTCAGATGCCTTTTTCAAGGGGTCACGACTTGGTCAGTACACGTGCAATGTTTCTGAGACCATTGCTGAGTGGATCCCCAGCAGATATGAGCTCTCAGTAGTGCAGTTGGTTGACACAATCAGATGCAACCTAATGGAGATGATGTATGCACGAAGGGAATCTTCCAATGCCTGTACAGAACTTCTAACACCATCAGCCAATCAGAAACTTCAGGAACAGATGAACAAAGCTCTCACACTCAATGTTGTCTGCTCGACTGGAAGTGATGGAAACAGTCATGTGTTTGAGGTGTGTGATGACTCGGTCCATGTTGTTAACATTAATACACGGGAGTGCACTTGCAGAAAATGGAATGTGTCCGGGATTCCTTGCTCGCATGCAATTGCAGTTTTTGACCGTACTGAACAGTGTCCACTTGATTACTGCGACAAATATTTCACAACGGAATACTACCGCTGGACTTATGCAATGTCCATAAATCCAATACCTGATGTTCTTGTACCTACTGTAGCAGGTGACCCATCGCATGGCACAATATTACATTTGAGCCCAATTCTAACCCGGAGGCAAGTTGGCCGACCAAAGGAAAAGCCTGCTGATCCACGCATTGCAATCAAAAGGGCGGTGCGCTGCAGCAGGTGCAAGGGCTATGGGCACAACAAAGCAACTTGTAAAGTCCCCATCACTGCATAA
- the LOC101760320 gene encoding uncharacterized protein LOC101760320 isoform X1, which produces MGRGQIVAVLQVGGEFSTDDDGHMSYYGGEAHAMHVKSDWTFKMFKHEISSTLNNLKLDSYVFKYFLPRNDKTLISISNDKDLRRMVDFHAESETTYIYVMKKADNRLKSSISDSGTPADSAIIATTPDGSKRQKICASWENAITGVGQVFEGPKEFRDALHKYAIAHRFHYRFVKNDSSRVTAECTDEGCTWRIHASKSHAKEFAIKKVFGTHTCESETIKSHRLASQKWVASVIKEKIRDSPNYRPRDIANDLQREYGLCLNYSQAWRGKAIARKELYSSHEEACNQLPWFCQRIVETNPGSVATLEALEDSKFRFFVAFHASLHGFEHGCRPLLFLDVISVRSNKHWKLLAATSVDSEGDIFPVALSVVDDESQENWHWFLEQLKASLPALGAITFISNGKNGLWDKVSLLFPDSCHGYDVNCFVEEYKKQLDDSWSEEVKDTMVEHLKKAIYSCKVDEFNQYVELIKAESDKLAEWLLETKPERWSDAFFKGSRLGQYTCNVSETIAEWIPSRYELSVVQLVDTIRCNLMEMMYARRESSNACTELLTPSANQKLQEQMNKALTLNVVCSTGSDGNSHVFEVCDDSVHVVNINTRECTCRKWNVSGIPCSHAIAVFDRTEQCPLDYCDKYFTTEYYRWTYAMSINPIPDVLVPTVAGDPSHGTILHLSPILTRRQVGRPKEKPADPRIAIKRAVRCSRCKGYGHNKATCKVPITA; this is translated from the exons ATGGGAAGAGGACAAATCGTTGCTGTTCTTCAAGTAGGTGGAGAATTTTCAACGGATGATGATGGGCATATGTCCTATTATGGTGGAGAGGCACACGCAATGCATGTAAAGAGTGATTGGACTTTTAAAATGTTCAAACATGAGATATCTTCAACACTCAATAATCTCAAACTTGATTCCTATGTGTTCAAGTATTTCCTTCCAAGAAATGACAAAACCTTGATTTCAATCTCAAATGACAAAGACCTGAGGCGGATGGTTGACTTTCACGCGGAGTCAGAAACAACATACATTTATGTCATGAAGAAGGCTGACAACAG GTTGAAGAGCTCGATATCAGACTCTGGCACTCCTGCAGATTCTGCTATCATAGCTACTACTCCAGATGGATCCAAGCGGCAAAAGATTTGTGCAAGTTGGGAGAATGCGATAACAGGAgttggtcaagtgtttgaaggtccAAAGGAATTCCGTGATGCATTACACAAGTATGCCATTGCACATAGGTTCCATTACAGATTTGTTAAGAATGACTCTTCGCGTGTAACCGCAGAATGTACTGACGAAGGATGTACGTGGCGTATACATGCATCAAAATCTCATGCAAAGGAGTTCGCGATCAAGAAAGTCTTTGGGACTCATACTTGTGAATCAGAGACCATCAAAAGTCATCGTTTGGCGTCTCAAAAATGGGTTGCTAGTGTTATTAAGGAAAAAATACGTGATAGTCCAAACTACAGGCCAAGAGATATTGCCAATGATCTCCAACGTGAATACGGATTGTGTCTGAACTACTCCCAAGCTTGGCGTGGCAAAGCAATAGCCCGAAAAGAACTTTACAGCTCACATGAAGAGGCATGCAATCAGCTTCCTTGGTTTTGTCAAAGGATCGTCGAGACTAACCCTGGAAGTGTGGCTACATTAGAGGCCTTGGAAGATTCGAAGTTCCGTTTCTTTGTTGCATTCCATGCCTCCCTTCATGGTTTTGAGCATGGTTGCAGGCCCCTTCTCTTCCTTGATGTGATATCTGTGAGGTCAAATAAGCACTGGAAGCTATTAGCTGCTACTTCAGTTGATAGTGAAGGTGATATCTTCCCTGTTGCACTGTCTGTAGTGGATGATGAGAGTCAAGAAAATTGGCATTGGTTTCTTGAGCAGCTAAAAGCTTCATTACCTGCACTAGGAGCAATAACTTTCATATCGAATGGTAAGAATGGTTTATGGGACAAGGTTTCTCTCTTATTTCCAGATAGTTGTCATGGATATGATGTCAATTGTTTTGTTGAAGAATACAAGAAACAGTTGGATGACAGTTGGAGTGAAGAAGTAAAAGATACAATGGTTGAGCATCTTAAGAAAGCTATTTATTCTTGCAAAGTTGATGAATTCAATCAGTACGTTGAACTCATCAAAGCTGAATCTGACAAACTTGCTGAATGGCTTTTAGAAACTAAACCTGAACGGTGGTCAGATGCCTTTTTCAAGGGGTCACGACTTGGTCAGTACACGTGCAATGTTTCTGAGACCATTGCTGAGTGGATCCCCAGCAGATATGAGCTCTCAGTAGTGCAGTTGGTTGACACAATCAGATGCAACCTAATGGAGATGATGTATGCACGAAGGGAATCTTCCAATGCCTGTACAGAACTTCTAACACCATCAGCCAATCAGAAACTTCAGGAACAGATGAACAAAGCTCTCACACTCAATGTTGTCTGCTCGACTGGAAGTGATGGAAACAGTCATGTGTTTGAGGTGTGTGATGACTCGGTCCATGTTGTTAACATTAATACACGGGAGTGCACTTGCAGAAAATGGAATGTGTCCGGGATTCCTTGCTCGCATGCAATTGCAGTTTTTGACCGTACTGAACAGTGTCCACTTGATTACTGCGACAAATATTTCACAACGGAATACTACCGCTGGACTTATGCAATGTCCATAAATCCAATACCTGATGTTCTTGTACCTACTGTAGCAGGTGACCCATCGCATGGCACAATATTACATTTGAGCCCAATTCTAACCCGGAGGCAAGTTGGCCGACCAAAGGAAAAGCCTGCTGATCCACGCATTGCAATCAAAAGGGCGGTGCGCTGCAGCAGGTGCAAGGGCTATGGGCACAACAAAGCAACTTGTAAAGTCCCCATCACTGCATAA